From Pyrenophora tritici-repentis strain M4 chromosome 1, whole genome shotgun sequence, the proteins below share one genomic window:
- a CDS encoding GrxC, Glutaredoxin, whose product MSAAKTKVQSIIDENAVAVFSKSYCPYCRQTKQLLTDKGAKFYAIELDQVDDGSAMQAALGDLTGQTSVPNIFIAQKHIGGNSDLQAKKGELPNLLKEAGAV is encoded by the exons ATGTCCGCGGCTAAGACCAAGGTCCAGTCCATCATCGACGAGAATGCCGTCGCCGTCTTCTCCAAATCATACTGCCCCTACTGCCGCCAGACCAAGCAGCTGCTCACCGACAAGGGCGCAAAGTTCTACGCCATCGAGCTTGACCAAGTCG ATGATGGCTCAGCCATGCAGGCTGCCCTCGGTGATCTGACCGGTCAGACCTCCGTCCCCAACATCTTCATCGCTCAGAAGCACATTGGTGGAAACAGCGACCTGCAGGCCAAGAAGGGCGAGCTCCCCAATCTTCTCAAAGAAGCCGGTGCTGTATAA